In a single window of the Drosophila subpulchrella strain 33 F10 #4 breed RU33 chromosome X, RU_Dsub_v1.1 Primary Assembly, whole genome shotgun sequence genome:
- the LOC119557427 gene encoding transcriptional regulator ATRX homolog, producing MAQRPKKEFEDSSEEENEKFKNWLFSDETMKLINAMDSEEEEEPSTSRKRKKKRRRKSSSEDAEQEDGPSTSRKRKKKRRKKSKSRDRARMAVEDPEIDEPIRVDTSSERLSPCAPVLEPSANIQVVDFNGVVEPSEAEGPGSSMASQEKSESPPSKAMECEMSEESSSKVGEDPTNPTYLPRGQDPETDEPLRNDTSSGGLSPWVLEPSANIQVVDFSGVVPPSEAEGPGSSMASQEKSESPPSKEMECEMSEESSSKVGEDPTNPTYLPRGQDPEDPEIDEPFRNDTSSGGLSPCAPVLEPSANIQVVDFNGVVEPSEAEGPGSSMASQEKSESPPSKEMECVMSEASSSKVGEGPTNPTGLLRGEGNDQNVI from the exons ATGGCACAACGGCCAAAAAAGGAATTCGAAGACTCATCGGAAGAGGAAAACGAGAAGTTCAAGAATTGGCTATTCAGCGATGAAACGATGAAGTTGATTAATGCGATGGACTCAGAGGAGGAAGAAGAACCGTCCACAAGCCGTAAGCGCAAGAAGAAGCGCCGAAGGAAGTCCTCTTCGGAGGACGCAGAGCAGGAGGATGGTCCCTCTACAAGCCGCAAGCGCAAGAAGAAGCGCCGCAAGAAGTCCAAGTCTCGTGACAG GGCCCGAATGGCCGTAGAAGATCCAGAGATAGATGAACCCATACGAGTTGACACCTCGTCTGAACGCCTTTCGCCCTG TGCCCCGGTCTTAGAACCGTCGGCCAATATCCAGGTTGTGGATTTCAATGGTGTGGTGGAGCCGTCGGAAGCGGAGGGTCCTGGGAGTTCTATGGCTAGTCAGGAGAAGTCAGAATCTCCACCCTCCAAAGCAATGGAATGCGAGATGTCCGAGGAATCTTCCTCGAAAGTAGGTGAAGATCCTACAAACCCTACTTATCTACCACGTGGACAAGATCCAGAGACAGATGAACCATTACGAAATGACACCTCCTCTGGAGGCCTTTCGCCCTG GGTCTTAGAACCGTCGGCCAATATCCAGGTTGTGGATTTCAGTGGTGTGGTACCGCCTTCGGAAGCGGAGGGTCCTGGGAGTTCTATGGCTAGTCAGGAGAAGTCAGAATCTCCACCCTCAAAAGAAATGGAATGCGAGATGTCCGAGGAATCTTCCTCGAAAGTGGGTGAAGATCCTACAAACCCTACTTATCTACCACGTGGACAAGATCCAGAAGATCCAGAGATAGATGAACCATTTCGTAATGACACCTCCTCTGGAGGCCTTTCGCCCTG TGCCCCGGTCTTAGAACCGTCGGCCAATATCCAGGTTGTGGATTTCAATGGTGTGGTGGAGCCGTCGGAAGCGGAGGGTCCTGGGAGTTCTATGGCTAGTCAGGAGAAGTCAGAATCTCCACCCTCAAAAGAAATGGAATGCGTGATGTCCGAGGCATCTTCCTCGAAAGTAGGTGAAGGTCCTACCAACCCAACTGGTCTACTACGCGGAGAAGGAAATGACCAGAATGTCATCTAG